Proteins from a genomic interval of Debaryomyces hansenii CBS767 chromosome E complete sequence:
- a CDS encoding DEHA2E14630p (similar to uniprot|P19145 Saccharomyces cerevisiae YKR039W GAP1 General amino acid permease), with the protein MKDATDYSSSSIQVYSKSSNGHSKIGNFIDSFKRADQTETTSDLENGKEQINSPLEQNLKDRHIQMIAIAGCVGSGLFISQGSALATSGPGGLVISYSIIGLLLYFIVQSLGQLTSAFPVQGNFLVYNVRFIDESWGFAMNWNYCFQWLVTLPLSLVSASLTIQFWGSSINSVVWVAVFYVIIVAINIFGVKGYGEAEFIFSLIKVVAIVGFCILAIIVVAGGGQQGYIGGKFWHNPGTFSHGFKGVCSVFVNAAFSFAGTELCALAAAESKNPRRALTKAIKQVFWRIIIFYMLSTIMICFLVPYNDPKLLSNSSSSASPFVVAIQNSGIKVLPSIFNVVILIAVLSVANASVYASYRPLVSLAHAGHGPKILAYVDRNGRPLVALLVTLAVGLLGFVSASPKQETVFNWLLALSGLSTIFTWFSISLSHIRVTYAFKVQGVSLDQFPFRAAGNTLGAYFSLIINVLVLIAQFYVGLYPVNGKEKDIATFLQVYLAAPVVLVFYLGHKIWSRNWKLYVRAKDMDITTDRQLVDIEMYNQLIAEEKSLWVSRPWYYRLFHTWC; encoded by the coding sequence ATGAAAGACGCAACTGATTATTCGTCTTCAAGCATACAGGTATATTCTAAAAGTTCAAATGGCCATTCAAAAATTGGGAATTTTATAGATTCTTTCAAGAGGGCTGATCAAACAGAGACGACAAGCGATTTGGAAAATGGTAAAGAACAGATTAATTCGCCGTTAGAGCAGAACTTGAAGGATAGGCATATTCAGATGATCGCCATCGCTGGGTGCGTTGGACTGGGTCTCTTCATATCGCAAGGGTCAGCATTGGCCACATCTGGACCTGGTGGGTTAGTaatatcatattcaattattggaCTATTACTATACTTTATAGTACAATCTTTAGGACAGTTAACCAGTGCATTTCCAGTTCAAGGTAACTTTTTAGTATACAATGTGAGGTTCATCGATGAGTCTTGGGGATTTGCCATGAACTGGAATTATTGCTTTCAGTGGTTAGTCACATTACCGTTATCGTTAGTGTCTGCTTCTTTAACTATTCAATTTTGGGGTTCGTCTATTAACTCGGTTGTATGGGTAGCTGTCTTTTACGTAATTATCGTCGCTATCAACATCTTTGGTGTCAAGGGATATGGAGAAGCAGagtttatattttctttgatcAAAGTTGTTGCCATTGTCGGGTTTTGTATCCTAGCTATAATAGTGGTTGCTGGAGGTGGTCAACAGGGCTATATTGGTGGAAAGTTTTGGCATAACCCAGGGACTTTCTCTCACGGATTCAAAGGGGTATGCTCCGTGTTTGTCAATGCagcattttcttttgcGGGTACTGAGCTATGTGCTTTAGCAGCAGCAGAATCGAAAAACCCTAGGAGAGCATTAACAAAGGCTATCAAGCAAGTATTCTGgagaattataattttctaTATGCTCTCTACTATTATGATTTGCTTTCTAGTTCCATACAATGACCCTAAATTATTGAGCAACTCATCGAGTTCTGCATCTCCATTCGTTGTTGCCATCCAAAACAGTGGCATCAAGGTTTTACCTTCAATCTTCAACGTGGTTATTTTAATCGCTGTCTTATCAGTTGCCAATGCCTCTGTATATGCCTCTTATAGACCACTTGTCTCCTTGGCACATGCAGGGCATGGTCCTAAGATTTTGGCGTATGTGGACAGAAATGGAAGACCTCTCGTGGCATTACTAGTGACCTTAGCAGTTGGATTACTTGGGTTTGTATCGGCATCTCCTAAACAAGAGACGGTTTTCAACTGGTTACTTGCATTATCTGGATTATCTACTATCTTTACTTGGTTTTCCATATCCTTATCTCATATACGTGTGACCTATGCCTTTAAAGTTCAAGGAGTATCTTTAGATCAATTCCCATTTCGTGCTGCTGGTAATACTTTGGGTGCTTACTTCTCGTTAATTATCAACGTATTGGTGCTTATTGCTCAATTTTACGTTGGGTTATACCCAGTCAATGGAAAGGAGAAGGATATAGCTACCTTCTTACAAGTATATCTTGCTGCTCCTGTAGTTCTTGTATTCTATCTCGGTCACAAGATTTGGAGTAGAAACTGGAAACTATATGTGAGGGCAAAAGACATGGATATCACAACAGACCGCCAATTGGTTGATATAGAAATGTATAATCAACTAATTGCCGAAGAGAAGCTGTTATGGGTTTCTAGGCCGTGGTATTATAGACTCTTTCATACTTGGTGTTAA
- a CDS encoding DEHA2E14652p (no similarity), whose product MISYHLPLGESNLVEIDHIWDKSFYKNADALMANGILDFAVYVAFFFFFFLSRNAKQCSTIKNTTTPYKTNTSIGKRTSESS is encoded by the coding sequence ATGATAAGTTATCACCTTCCATTAGGGGAATCCAATCTTGTAGAAATTGATCATATTTGGGACAAAAGCTTTTACAAAAATGCCGATGCTTTGATGGCTAACGGCATATTGGATTTTGCCGTTTATGTCgctttttttttttttttttttttactGCGAAATGCCAAACAATGCAGTACAATAAAGAACACTACTACTCCGTATAAGACAAATACAAGTATAGGGAAACGGACATCAGAGAGTTCATGA